The following coding sequences lie in one Gorilla gorilla gorilla isolate KB3781 chromosome 5, NHGRI_mGorGor1-v2.1_pri, whole genome shotgun sequence genomic window:
- the LOC101133056 gene encoding transcription factor BTF3-like has product MKETITNQEKLAKLQAQVCICGKGPVCRKKKVVHRTATAEDKNFQFSLKKLGVNNISGIEEVNMFTNQGTVIHFNNPEVQTSLAGNTFTITGHAKTKQLTEMLPSILIQLGVDSLASLRRLAEALPKQSVDGTAPFATGEDDDDEVPDLVENFDEAFKDEAN; this is encoded by the coding sequence ATGAAAGAAACAATCACGAACCAGGAAAAACTTGCCAAACTGCAGGCACAAGTGTGCATTTGTGGGAAAGGACCTGTTTGCAGAAAGAAGAAGGTGGTTCATAGAACAGCCACAGCAGAAGATAAAAACTTTCAGTTCTCCTTAAAGAAGTTAGGGGTAAACAATATCTCTGGTATTGAAGAGGTGAATATGTTTACAAACCAAGGAACAGTGATCCACTTTAACAACCCTGAAGTTCAGACATCTCTGGCAGGGAACACTTTCACCATTACAGGCCATGCTAAGACAAAGCAGCTGACAGAAATGCTACCCAGCATCTTAATCCAGCTTGGTGTAGACAGTCTGGCTAGTTTAAGGAGACTGGCCGAAGCTCTGCCCAAACAATCTGTGGATGGAACAGCACCATTTGCAACTggagaggatgatgatgatgaagttcCAGATCTTGTGGAGAATTTTGATGAGGCTTTCAAGGATGAAGCAAACTGA
- the ULBP1 gene encoding UL16-binding protein 1, whose protein sequence is MAAAASPAFLLCLPLLHLLSGWSRAGWVDTHCLCYDFIITPKSRPEPQWCEVQGLVDERPFLHYDCVNHKAKAFASLGKKVNVTKTWEEQTETLRDVVDFLKGQLLDIQVENLIPIEPLTLQARMSCEHEAHGLGRGSWQFVFNGQKFLLFDSNNRKWTALHPGANKMTEKWENRDVTMFFQKISLGDCKMWLEEFLMYWEQMLDPTKRPSLAPGTTQPKAMATTLSPWSLLIIFLCFILAGR, encoded by the exons ATGGCAGCGGCCGCCAGCCCCGCGTTCCTTCTGTGCCTCCCGCTTCTGCATCTGCTGTCTGGCTGGTCCCGGGCAGGATGGGTCG ACACACACTGTCTTTGCTATGACTTCATCATCACTCCTAAGTCCAGACCTGAACCACAGTGGTGTGAAGTTCAAGGCCTGGTGGAtgaaaggccttttcttcattaTGACTGTGTTAACCACAAGGCCAAAGCCTTTGCTTCTCTGGGGAAGAAAGTCAATGTCACAAAAACCTGGGAAGAACAAACTGAAACACTAAGAGACGTGGTGGATTTCCTTAAAGGGCAACTGCTTGACATTCAAGTGGAGAATTTAATACCCATTG AGCCCCTCACCCTGCAGGCCAGGATGTCTTGTGAGCATGAAGCCCATGGACTCGGCAGAGGATCTTGGCAGTTCGTCTTCAATGGACAGAAGTTCCTCCTCTTTGACTCAAACAACAGAAAGTGGACAGCACTTCATCCTGGAGCCAACAAGATGACAGAGAAGTGGGAGAACAGGGATGTGACCATGTTCTTTCAGAAGATTTCACTGGGGGATTGTAAGATGTGGCTTGAAGAATTTTTGATGTACTGGGAACAAATGCTGGATCCAACAA AACGACCCTCTCTGGCTCCAGGCACAACCCAACCCAAGGCCATGGCCACCACCCTCAGTCCCTGGAGCCTTCTCATCATCTTCCTCTGCTTCATTCTAGCTGGCAGATGA